The Henckelia pumila isolate YLH828 chromosome 2, ASM3356847v2, whole genome shotgun sequence genome includes a window with the following:
- the LOC140884189 gene encoding uncharacterized protein isoform X2 codes for MLLGPNGCDKSTILKILGGLLNPSGGFLLVNKPRSFVFQNTDRQVALFSYHRSWAHLFIKQLNHSSSAYLEYNMLEDVKRIFESAQRRRIKLCGNYHFGLPFPLKIPRSAAASRRTRLLFHSNGMPKREMNKTYYNNRSEGINYCLVVFLPLIFRLYFG; via the exons ATGCTCCTTGGGCCAAATGGCTGCGACAAATCAACCATTTTGAAA ATTTTAGGTGGATTATTGAATCCAAGTGGTGGGTTTTTGCTGGTGAACAAGCCAAGGAGCTTTGTGTTTCAGAATACAGACCGTCAGGTTGCTTTATTTAGCTATCACAGGAGTTGGGCACATTTATTTATTAAACAACTGAATCACTCAAGTTCCGCATATCTTG aaTATAACATGCTTGAGGATGTTAAACGAATTTTTGAATCTGCTCAGAGAAGAAGAATTAAGTTGTGTGGGAATTATCACTTTGGACTACCCTTTCCCCTCAAAATTCCTCGGAGTGCTGCTGCTAGTAGGAGGACGAGACTCTTATTTCATTCTAATGGAATGCCAAAGAGAGAAATGAACAAGACTTATTACAACAACAG GAGCGAAGGGATAAACTATTGTCTTGTAGTCTTTCTTCCTTTAATTTTCAG GCTTTATTTTGGTTAG
- the LOC140884189 gene encoding uncharacterized protein isoform X1, which yields MLLGPNGCDKSTILKILGGLLNPSGGFLLVNKPRSFVFQNTDRQVALFSYHRSWAHLFIKQLNHSSSAYLEYNMLEDVKRIFESAQRRRIKLCGNYHFGLPFPLKIPRSAAASRRTRLLFHSNGMPKREMNKTYYNNRSEGINYCLVVFLPLIFRWFQNFQFSCLYYVGCNAWKDLMC from the exons ATGCTCCTTGGGCCAAATGGCTGCGACAAATCAACCATTTTGAAA ATTTTAGGTGGATTATTGAATCCAAGTGGTGGGTTTTTGCTGGTGAACAAGCCAAGGAGCTTTGTGTTTCAGAATACAGACCGTCAGGTTGCTTTATTTAGCTATCACAGGAGTTGGGCACATTTATTTATTAAACAACTGAATCACTCAAGTTCCGCATATCTTG aaTATAACATGCTTGAGGATGTTAAACGAATTTTTGAATCTGCTCAGAGAAGAAGAATTAAGTTGTGTGGGAATTATCACTTTGGACTACCCTTTCCCCTCAAAATTCCTCGGAGTGCTGCTGCTAGTAGGAGGACGAGACTCTTATTTCATTCTAATGGAATGCCAAAGAGAGAAATGAACAAGACTTATTACAACAACAG GAGCGAAGGGATAAACTATTGTCTTGTAGTCTTTCTTCCTTTAATTTTCAGGTGGTTCCAAAACTTTCAATTTTCATGCTTATATTATGTTGGCTGCAATGCATGGAAAGATCTCATGTGTTAA
- the LOC140884189 gene encoding uncharacterized protein isoform X3, with product MLLGPNGCDKSTILKILGGLLNPSGGFLLVNKPRSFVFQNTDRQRRRIKLCGNYHFGLPFPLKIPRSAAASRRTRLLFHSNGMPKREMNKTYYNNRSEGINYCLVVFLPLIFRWFQNFQFSCLYYVGCNAWKDLMC from the exons ATGCTCCTTGGGCCAAATGGCTGCGACAAATCAACCATTTTGAAA ATTTTAGGTGGATTATTGAATCCAAGTGGTGGGTTTTTGCTGGTGAACAAGCCAAGGAGCTTTGTGTTTCAGAATACAGACCGTCAG AGAAGAAGAATTAAGTTGTGTGGGAATTATCACTTTGGACTACCCTTTCCCCTCAAAATTCCTCGGAGTGCTGCTGCTAGTAGGAGGACGAGACTCTTATTTCATTCTAATGGAATGCCAAAGAGAGAAATGAACAAGACTTATTACAACAACAG GAGCGAAGGGATAAACTATTGTCTTGTAGTCTTTCTTCCTTTAATTTTCAGGTGGTTCCAAAACTTTCAATTTTCATGCTTATATTATGTTGGCTGCAATGCATGGAAAGATCTCATGTGTTAA